The Lutibacter profundi region ATAGGTTTCATTTGCTATTTGAATAAGCACTTCTTTAGCTTCTTGTTTTGTTAAACGCTGTTGTTCAAATAATTTGTTTAAAATATTTTTCATTATATTTTTTTGTGTTATGGTGATTGAGCGGAGTCGAAATCTTAACTGTTATAATTTTACTTCGACTCCACTCAGTAGCCAATTCTATACATTCGTTATTTATTAAATATCTCGACTCCGCTCGATATGACATACTCTTCCACTCAGTTCAGTAAGCATATTCATAATTTTCAATTGTTATTTATTTATTTTCTTCTATAAAATTACGAACTATTTGTTCTCCTAAAGGTGTTAAAATTGACTCAGGATGATATTGTACGGCACTTATATTATATGTTTTATGTTGTAAAGACATAATATCATCAAATTCGTCTACTGCTGTTATTTCTAATTCTGGCGGAAAATCTTTTTTAGATGCTATCCACGAATGATACCTTGCTGCTTCAAATTTAGCGGGAATTCCCTTATAAATTGAAGCATCCTTATTGGTTACTTTCATAGTTGTTGCTACACCGTGAAAAACCGAATCTAAATTTTCTAGCGAACCACCAAATACCTCTGTAATTGCTTGTAACCCCAAACAAACTCCAAAAATTGGTTTTTTACCTGCATAGGTTTTTATAACTTCTTTTAAAATTCCGGCTTCATCAGGAATTCCTGGACCCGGTGATAACATAATTAAATCGTATTTATTAATAGCCTCAACAGCTATTTCGTTGTTTCTATAAACTGTTGGATATTTCCCAGTAATATTTTCAACTAAATGAACTAGATTATAGGTAAATGAATCGTAATTATCTATGATTACTATTTTCATATTTTGTCTTTTTATCTTTTTATTCTTTTTTTGCGTTAGGGATTGAAGCTTTGTTTGAGCTCTTTTTGTTTTTTCAACAAAAAAGCGAGTGCGCAAAGCCCGACCTTCCTTTTCTCTCGATTGAAGTCGAGAGAAAAGGAAGGTAACGCCCTAAATATTTTTTGCCATAAGTAATGCTTTTTTTAAAGCGGCTAACTTATTATTTACTTCTTGTAACTCTCCTTCTTCGCTAGAATTTATAACAATTCCTGCACCTGCCTGATAAAACAAGGTGTTATTTTTACTTACAAACGAGC contains the following coding sequences:
- a CDS encoding anthranilate synthase component II; translated protein: MKIVIIDNYDSFTYNLVHLVENITGKYPTVYRNNEIAVEAINKYDLIMLSPGPGIPDEAGILKEVIKTYAGKKPIFGVCLGLQAITEVFGGSLENLDSVFHGVATTMKVTNKDASIYKGIPAKFEAARYHSWIASKKDFPPELEITAVDEFDDIMSLQHKTYNISAVQYHPESILTPLGEQIVRNFIEENK